One part of the Deinococcus humi genome encodes these proteins:
- a CDS encoding endonuclease NucS domain-containing protein has protein sequence MTSNSLPHSGSIDLYACAAQVELKRGRATRDPVIQLGCHVATMQKSGVQMVQGILAAPSIPALALKELRARGLAFREIGAWPMRPRQRPSLPPLFD, from the coding sequence ATGACATCGAATTCGCTCCCTCATTCCGGCAGCATTGACCTGTACGCCTGTGCCGCGCAGGTAGAGCTCAAGCGAGGGCGTGCCACCCGGGATCCGGTCATTCAGCTCGGATGCCACGTCGCGACCATGCAAAAGTCCGGCGTTCAAATGGTGCAGGGCATCCTCGCGGCGCCGTCCATTCCAGCGCTAGCTTTGAAGGAGTTGCGCGCCAGGGGGCTAGCATTCCGCGAGATCGGCGCATGGCCGATGCGCCCGCGCCAACGG